In a genomic window of Brevinematales bacterium:
- a CDS encoding flagellar biosynthesis anti-sigma factor FlgM: MEINGLGGIRPIDNTNKPNKVNLKSDSLESGSDKLEISDEAKKLAELSKYQQVVNNAPDVREEKLAEVKAKLESGAYNNEEVMNAVAEKLMKVLGL; the protein is encoded by the coding sequence ACGGATTAGGCGGAATTAGACCGATTGACAATACCAACAAGCCCAATAAAGTGAACTTAAAGAGCGACAGCCTCGAATCGGGGTCCGATAAATTGGAGATCTCCGACGAAGCAAAGAAACTCGCGGAGCTTTCAAAATACCAGCAGGTGGTGAATAACGCCCCGGACGTCCGTGAAGAAAAACTCGCCGAAGTGAAAGCTAAACTCGAAAGCGGCGCCTATAACAACGAAGAAGTGATGAACGCAGTCGCCGAGAAACTAATGAAGGTATTGGGATTGTAG